Proteins from a genomic interval of Nostoc sp. GT001:
- a CDS encoding caspase family protein, whose amino-acid sequence MSHFKRRQFLQFATSALTTLGLNQLDIKNPSLRYAQAIASSSPRKLALLVGINNYQNVDNLKGAITDTYLQRELLIHRFGFNPQDILIVSDESEIKPTRQGILQAFEEHLIKQAKPGDIVVYHFSGHGSQVFDRESALEDKLNSTFVPSDRTTSLADNQKQVSDITGKTLFLLMSQIKTENLTVVLDSCYSGGGKRGNLTIRSIEGGKGYISSDIEREYQQKLLFDLGISPEELEQRRKQGIAKGVVIASARKNQVASEAYLDNFVTGAFTYLMTQYLWQENSNTPLENVITNISRSINSTFTSNQIPELEAKNNSNNETKPTYFISRSVPTAEAVITQVRGNNVNLWLGGIAPQALAAFNQNPIFELVDNQGVKRGRIQLQSRKGLTGEGKILELQKPELLKPGALLQEGVRVIPSNYKLRIGLDDSLGKDIAVARNEIAEIERLQPVVLQTGEVHYIFGRITEVQQTELRNKQATYIPPLHSLGLYTEGLDLIPGSFGNAKETINDALTRLKPKFRSLLAARIIKLTLNANSSRLNVLASLNILRPKELDVTVAAQTFTSRSPSKIDQNSFTPATNTNINYQNGIPQIPLKTQIQFQVKNQENSDLYITVLAINPEGKIDVIFPNTWSSAEDATLVKAGETLAIPKAQDTWVLGIIEPLGLTEILVVASKSPLRKSLQSLQTIAQKQGRGDVPVTLADNPTNIIDLLLEDIDSSTLPENRSRNNSNSSEITSRQKALLSDTTQLAAMSITYQAVK is encoded by the coding sequence ATGTCTCATTTCAAACGCCGCCAATTTCTGCAATTCGCTACTTCTGCTTTAACAACTTTGGGATTAAATCAGTTAGATATCAAAAATCCAAGCTTACGCTATGCTCAAGCTATTGCCTCTTCTAGTCCTCGGAAATTAGCGTTGTTAGTAGGAATCAACAATTATCAAAACGTTGATAACCTCAAAGGTGCAATTACTGATACTTATCTGCAAAGAGAACTATTAATTCATCGTTTTGGCTTTAATCCTCAAGATATATTAATAGTTAGCGATGAAAGTGAAATTAAGCCGACTCGCCAAGGAATTTTACAAGCCTTTGAAGAACATCTCATTAAACAGGCAAAACCAGGGGACATTGTAGTTTATCACTTTTCAGGACATGGTTCTCAAGTATTCGACCGAGAGAGTGCTTTGGAAGACAAACTTAATAGTACTTTTGTACCTAGCGATCGCACTACTTCTCTAGCCGATAATCAAAAGCAAGTTTCTGACATTACGGGTAAGACTTTGTTCTTATTAATGTCACAAATAAAAACCGAAAATCTCACTGTTGTTTTAGATAGTTGTTATTCAGGAGGAGGGAAACGGGGAAATCTAACTATTAGGTCAATTGAAGGCGGAAAAGGATACATTTCTAGCGACATCGAACGAGAATATCAACAAAAATTGCTGTTTGATTTAGGTATATCTCCCGAAGAACTAGAACAACGCCGAAAACAGGGTATTGCTAAAGGAGTAGTAATTGCTTCAGCCAGAAAAAACCAAGTCGCTTCCGAAGCATACTTGGATAATTTTGTCACAGGAGCATTTACTTATTTGATGACTCAATACCTGTGGCAAGAAAATAGTAACACTCCACTTGAGAATGTCATTACTAATATCTCTCGCAGCATCAACAGTACTTTTACCTCTAATCAAATACCAGAACTTGAAGCCAAAAACAATAGTAATAATGAAACAAAACCAACATATTTTATTTCTAGATCAGTCCCCACTGCGGAAGCAGTAATTACTCAAGTTAGGGGGAATAATGTTAATCTTTGGTTAGGAGGAATAGCACCTCAAGCTCTTGCAGCTTTCAACCAAAATCCCATCTTTGAGCTAGTAGACAACCAAGGAGTTAAGCGAGGCAGAATACAATTACAATCTCGCAAGGGGTTGACGGGTGAAGGCAAAATTTTAGAACTGCAAAAACCAGAATTGTTAAAACCAGGAGCATTATTACAAGAAGGAGTTAGAGTGATTCCCTCTAATTATAAATTGCGGATTGGATTAGACGATTCTTTAGGTAAAGATATCGCTGTAGCCAGAAATGAAATCGCCGAAATTGAGCGACTCCAGCCAGTTGTCTTACAAACAGGGGAAGTTCATTATATTTTTGGTCGGATAACAGAAGTACAACAAACAGAATTAAGAAACAAACAAGCTACCTATATTCCTCCTCTCCATAGTTTGGGTTTATATACAGAAGGACTCGATTTAATTCCTGGTTCTTTTGGTAATGCGAAAGAAACCATAAATGATGCCTTAACTCGACTCAAACCTAAATTTCGTTCTCTTTTGGCAGCGAGAATCATCAAATTAACTTTAAATGCCAACTCATCGCGTCTCAACGTATTGGCTTCCTTAAATATTTTACGTCCAAAAGAATTAGATGTAACCGTTGCTGCTCAAACATTTACTTCTCGTTCACCAAGCAAAATCGATCAAAATTCATTCACACCCGCCACAAATACTAATATTAATTATCAAAATGGCATTCCTCAAATTCCTTTAAAAACACAAATTCAATTTCAAGTTAAAAATCAGGAAAATAGCGACCTCTACATTACAGTATTAGCGATTAACCCCGAAGGAAAGATTGATGTTATCTTTCCTAACACTTGGTCATCTGCCGAGGATGCCACCTTAGTTAAAGCGGGAGAAACTCTGGCAATACCCAAGGCACAGGATACTTGGGTATTAGGAATTATTGAACCTCTAGGATTAACAGAAATATTAGTCGTTGCTAGCAAATCACCTTTAAGAAAGAGTTTGCAGAGTTTACAAACTATTGCTCAAAAACAAGGAAGAGGAGATGTACCTGTCACCTTAGCAGATAATCCCACCAATATTATCGACCTCTTATTAGAAGATATTGATAGTAGCACTCTTCCAGAAAACCGTAGTAGAAATAATTCCAACTCTTCTGAGATTACTTCTAGACAAAAAGCTCTTTTGAGTGATACTACTCAATTAGCAGCCATGTCCATTACCTATCAAGCTGTGAAATAA
- a CDS encoding calcium-binding protein yields the protein MEIITGSGNDTVIRPVFVNGTVFRSNDTIITGAGNDTINPGLGKYEYVDGGEGFDHLILDYSVGDTGGGMDFYSNYASSGTGSAYRSSGVPNTLDLDDLQFQNIEKFTITGTSKNDTITTYFGNNVINAGAGNDSVTAVAGTLDGGSGLDYLTLDLSTQTSNLNLSNLANINVSGVVTAINFEGFSITTGSGNDIVTHTGIVNGAVLRTNDLIITGAGNDTINAGLGGGSINDGDTVYGGDGIDRLIVDYSVGDTGTGMRFVGSSTYGFAIREVSSTNSTRLDLIGFQDIEEFTVIGTSKDDTINTVAGNDIINTGAGNDTINTAAGNDIINGGAGNDTIDGGAGNDRMTGGTGNDTYIVDSTGDIVTETSTLSTEIDTVQASITYTLGANLENLILTGFGAINGTGNSLNNNLTGNRGDNILNGGIGNDTLDGDTGNDTLDGGAGNDTLIASSGNDVMRGGSGNDTYIVSGLNDDIIIENAGEGIDTVQAPYTSAQGYTLGANIENLILITGGTNGTGNSLDNILTGNTSNNILSGEGGKDTLIGGSGNDTLIGGAGDDILPSGSGSDFFLYNTNAAFNSTAIAIDRITDFQKASDKIILDKTTFTALQSSAGNGFSLNNEFAIVTSDAAAAISGAKIVYNQSRGALFYNQNGLVAGFGTGAEFANLTSNLSLTASDFVIQT from the coding sequence ATGGAAATTATTACAGGTAGCGGCAACGACACTGTTATCAGACCAGTTTTTGTCAACGGCACAGTATTTCGTAGCAACGACACCATCATAACTGGTGCAGGCAACGACACCATTAACCCAGGACTGGGTAAGTATGAGTATGTTGATGGTGGTGAAGGCTTTGACCACCTGATTTTGGATTACTCCGTTGGTGATACAGGCGGGGGTATGGATTTTTATAGCAACTACGCCAGTTCAGGCACAGGCTCTGCTTATCGATCTAGCGGTGTTCCAAACACCCTAGATTTAGATGATCTCCAATTCCAAAATATTGAGAAGTTCACCATCACAGGTACTAGCAAAAATGACACCATCACAACTTACTTTGGAAACAACGTGATTAACGCAGGTGCTGGTAATGACAGTGTTACTGCTGTTGCTGGCACTTTAGATGGTGGTTCAGGCTTAGACTACCTTACTCTTGATCTCTCCACACAAACATCTAACCTAAATCTTTCTAATCTCGCAAATATCAATGTTTCTGGTGTTGTCACTGCGATCAATTTTGAGGGATTTTCGATTACTACTGGCAGTGGTAACGACATTGTTACTCATACTGGAATTGTTAACGGTGCTGTTCTGCGGACTAATGACTTAATCATCACTGGTGCTGGCAACGACACCATTAACGCAGGACTGGGTGGTGGAAGTATCAATGATGGTGATACCGTCTATGGTGGTGATGGTATTGACCGTCTGATTGTGGACTATTCCGTTGGTGATACGGGCACTGGTATGCGTTTTGTTGGTAGTAGCACTTACGGCTTTGCCATACGAGAAGTCAGCAGCACCAACAGCACTCGCTTGGATTTGATTGGTTTCCAAGACATTGAGGAGTTCACTGTCATAGGTACTAGCAAAGATGACACCATCAATACTGTTGCTGGAAACGACATTATCAATACTGGTGCTGGAAACGACACTATCAATACTGCCGCAGGAAATGACATTATCAATGGCGGTGCGGGAAACGACACCATTGATGGGGGTGCTGGCAATGATCGGATGACTGGCGGCACTGGCAACGACACCTACATTGTTGACAGTACCGGAGATATCGTCACCGAAACATCAACACTCAGCACCGAAATTGACACGGTTCAAGCCTCCATTACTTACACCCTGGGAGCAAACCTAGAAAACTTGATTCTTACAGGTTTTGGAGCAATTAATGGGACTGGGAATAGCCTGAACAATAACCTGACTGGCAACCGGGGTGACAATATTTTGAACGGGGGTATAGGTAATGACACCCTTGATGGCGACACAGGTAATGACACCCTTGATGGCGGCGCAGGTAATGACACCCTGATTGCCAGTTCAGGCAATGATGTGATGAGGGGTGGCAGTGGTAACGACACTTACATTGTCAGTGGTTTAAATGATGACATTATTATCGAGAATGCAGGCGAAGGAATTGATACCGTTCAAGCCCCCTATACTTCTGCCCAGGGATACACTTTGGGTGCTAACATAGAAAACCTGATTTTGATAACAGGAGGAACTAATGGGACTGGCAACTCCCTCGACAACATTCTGACGGGTAACACAAGCAATAATATTCTCAGTGGAGAAGGTGGCAAGGATACCCTGATTGGGGGAAGTGGTAATGATACTCTGATTGGGGGGGCTGGTGATGACATCCTACCAAGTGGTAGTGGCAGCGATTTCTTCCTTTACAACACCAATGCTGCCTTTAACAGTACAGCGATCGCCATTGATCGGATTACAGATTTCCAAAAAGCGAGTGATAAAATCATCCTAGATAAAACCACATTTACAGCCTTACAAAGCTCGGCTGGTAATGGATTTAGCCTGAATAATGAATTTGCGATCGTTACTAGTGACGCTGCTGCGGCAATCAGTGGAGCCAAAATTGTTTACAACCAAAGCAGAGGGGCACTCTTCTACAATCAAAATGGACTTGTGGCTGGCTTCGGAACTGGAGCAGAGTTTGCCAATCTCACCAGCAACCTGTCCTTGACTGCATCAGACTTTGTAATCCAAACTTGA
- a CDS encoding siphovirus Gp157 family protein encodes MTQAIEREINQLTLKELSLDAAKLWSQIEEASELKEEGKVEQLVQELMTIQDGIETKIDAIAWVVDQLNLDLETWEERKARVAELHDRVISRRKTQLEQIKRTLIHLHEIGLINDKNIGKERVIEIRDNPPKVANLLVELDDEDFPDEFRVIKYQANNKAIIEAYKSGKDISNVAEVTIGKQVRFKVQSGSKSRNKKNHN; translated from the coding sequence ATGACTCAAGCAATTGAACGCGAAATCAACCAACTCACTCTCAAAGAATTAAGCCTAGATGCTGCTAAACTTTGGTCACAGATAGAAGAAGCAAGCGAGTTAAAAGAAGAGGGTAAGGTAGAACAACTCGTACAAGAACTTATGACTATTCAGGATGGTATCGAAACCAAAATCGATGCGATCGCCTGGGTAGTAGACCAGTTAAATCTTGACCTTGAAACCTGGGAGGAAAGAAAAGCGCGAGTAGCTGAACTCCACGATCGGGTAATTTCACGTCGCAAAACTCAACTTGAACAAATCAAGCGCACCCTCATCCACCTACACGAGATTGGATTAATCAATGACAAAAACATCGGTAAGGAAAGGGTAATTGAAATCAGGGATAACCCACCAAAAGTCGCTAACTTACTAGTAGAATTAGATGATGAAGATTTTCCTGATGAATTTAGAGTTATTAAGTACCAAGCTAATAACAAGGCAATTATTGAAGCCTATAAATCTGGTAAAGATATTAGCAATGTTGCCGAGGTAACTATCGGGAAGCAGGTGCGGTTTAAGGTGCAATCAGGTAGTAAGTCTCGCAACAAGAAAAACCACAACTAA
- a CDS encoding GNAT family N-acetyltransferase has translation MQRKIELKRGVDNTSVEAYLVDLVQRHVDDYVNYWVESLRLFSQEDKYWDWIFKLRYIDNQENLEGYAIECENKTQGLMIIETQMHGSRLNVGKRLVYVDGIATAPTNRMEIQRPPQFKGVGQALLNFARIRSVELGYEGRIGLHSLPRSEGFYEKQNMLNCGSEEEYDNLVYFEYGVLRRR, from the coding sequence GTGCAGCGAAAAATCGAGTTAAAAAGAGGTGTTGACAATACATCTGTTGAAGCCTATTTGGTAGATTTAGTCCAAAGACATGTTGATGATTATGTCAATTATTGGGTAGAAAGCTTAAGGTTATTTAGTCAAGAAGATAAATACTGGGATTGGATCTTCAAATTAAGATATATTGACAATCAAGAAAATCTTGAAGGTTACGCAATTGAGTGCGAAAACAAAACTCAAGGATTAATGATAATAGAAACACAAATGCACGGTTCTCGGTTAAATGTTGGTAAGAGGCTAGTTTATGTTGATGGTATTGCCACTGCCCCTACTAACCGAATGGAAATTCAGCGTCCGCCTCAATTCAAAGGTGTTGGTCAAGCACTATTAAATTTCGCAAGAATTAGAAGTGTTGAGTTAGGGTATGAAGGTAGAATTGGGTTGCATTCCTTACCAAGGTCTGAAGGATTTTACGAAAAACAAAACATGTTGAACTGCGGTTCGGAAGAAGAATATGATAATTTAGTCTATTTTGAGTATGGTGTATTGAGACGAAGATAA
- a CDS encoding tyrosine-type recombinase/integrase codes for MTLSRTDAGVDTEELGVAIAQLSPEQLAVIKATVEAVVQATGTPKITGAETTSELFSSWLTSRESEQTVRAYRNDVMHFVQWRLGIDYPDLDNLNLHTTTKEDVDNYKAHLLKKEKTGEIARASVRRRLASLKSFLRYACDVGYLRANPAMLLKVPPERKKIKERTLTETEIEILFDAAAQVVEQAPTPHKKIQAQRNQLILELFYYGAIRVGESGLTWATMHSNQSGLPYIKVVGKGDKERDVPIPIELYQYLLANRQHTKDKTEPLFTSQKTGEPICDRHIRRIIKSIAEVAGLSRIPSPHWLRHSHATHAAKNTPIHIITKTLGHSSGKITIDNYLHVGEDEASSLNLKRYR; via the coding sequence ATGACGTTATCACGTACAGACGCAGGTGTAGATACAGAAGAATTAGGGGTGGCGATCGCTCAGTTATCACCGGAACAACTAGCGGTGATCAAAGCAACAGTCGAAGCGGTGGTACAGGCAACTGGCACACCCAAAATCACTGGGGCGGAAACTACCAGCGAACTGTTTTCTAGTTGGCTCACCAGTAGGGAGTCAGAGCAAACTGTGCGAGCATACCGAAATGACGTGATGCACTTTGTTCAGTGGCGACTAGGCATTGACTATCCAGACTTAGATAATTTAAACCTGCACACCACCACCAAAGAAGATGTGGACAATTACAAAGCCCACCTACTTAAAAAAGAGAAAACAGGGGAAATTGCTCGTGCTTCCGTCCGCCGTCGCCTTGCTTCCCTTAAAAGCTTTCTGCGCTACGCTTGCGATGTAGGCTACTTGCGGGCCAACCCTGCAATGTTGTTGAAAGTACCTCCGGAGCGCAAAAAGATTAAGGAGCGCACCCTGACTGAGACTGAGATTGAAATCCTATTCGATGCAGCTGCACAAGTTGTAGAACAAGCCCCCACTCCTCACAAAAAGATACAAGCGCAACGCAACCAACTAATTCTGGAGCTTTTTTACTACGGTGCTATTCGGGTAGGTGAGAGTGGTTTAACCTGGGCTACCATGCATTCAAATCAGTCCGGGCTACCTTACATTAAAGTGGTAGGCAAAGGAGACAAGGAGCGCGATGTTCCCATACCGATAGAACTTTACCAATACCTTTTGGCTAATCGACAACATACTAAAGACAAAACCGAGCCGCTTTTCACAAGCCAAAAAACGGGTGAACCCATTTGCGATCGCCACATCCGCCGCATCATCAAATCCATTGCCGAAGTAGCAGGGTTAAGTCGCATCCCCTCCCCACACTGGTTACGGCACAGCCACGCTACCCATGCTGCTAAAAACACGCCTATTCACATCATCACTAAAACGCTGGGCCACTCGTCAGGGAAAATCACGATAGACAACTATTTACACGTGGGTGAAGATGAAGCTAGCTCTCTTAACCTCAAACGATATCGCTGA
- a CDS encoding DUF3962 domain-containing protein has product MTQAQEQLPPIDRLQTLAWLFNNNFDPLVMGEVYGLRRLVTWIDIIKGLADVDHTPPILSLYAALRGCASDILYIFPNSFSRVPEIRPEYWIIVHAYSGLIDLNQFWAIIQNWLSVNYDLKVVKSVLAEIESGRAKLNWELINLKNAPFDVLEVVLPELIARWLTRKGFQLGLRNANGHEEYWPLVVSPSTGKEAYLVTWPPINYSPSNNAEQVARYSYYLKFYIAPPNGKTPYLLLFQAGIRRYISKPMTAWDNPGNQPLPGARQKIFLPKGEDSSVYVAMENLGWLKPNSDPSVERETTLINLKLMRHDSVIWKARIDKILTMIAPHIDIPEPMQFLSDPAKYAPQYLLSHRTRLGSHPVGVGLEPADRFELFERLTTALPPGVVAAPIINKIDFSHCRKRRLSKPKETFTISEQVYRIRISSNSVNTLLEVFREFLESKQVQGTVQEIDNETYKFTNCLGESYLLKVDKTPLPNEWLSPLSLGGSYSGQAKAAASKNRARLIERQLVTQPKPSNEKRGILIELVDYRKFDKQRRLTDPKAAIRWGHAYASWVSQFLQPETEYINPEDFAPIDSNDEKQVKNYESKKNKLNTTKKAYKARCLNAILDLMRQLNFPLGIPFYTGFYQTSLPHNLDIIAIKIIRLNARNKGETKVVIPILIKIPSENNSSQMQVCLPGDYGVTWMPYDESLFTVAMFEQKYNSNYTSEQIKNFVGXAFADLEIKNPTLLLLDDQNLRQDLPSLLKLVSGDEAKDPNNLWHQNKLLSCQNPQLLRVARLRYSSDGLVAHVCPISGFNRYSGIYHNPDFSSAFYSIGRSPQSAKRPANSRQRDRVSKPGWNQSALEISWLSLQSEDKPEEWTLIIHRLREASPFIDAEIVTLLPQPVHSGHQISEYISRSNVEEDFDDFEDDLLDESLTEQAPEYIQLSLF; this is encoded by the coding sequence ATGACTCAAGCACAAGAACAATTACCTCCCATTGACAGGCTACAGACTTTAGCTTGGTTATTCAATAATAATTTTGACCCTTTAGTCATGGGAGAAGTGTATGGATTAAGACGCTTAGTAACTTGGATAGACATTATAAAAGGTCTAGCAGATGTAGACCATACTCCTCCCATACTGAGTCTCTATGCAGCTTTAAGAGGTTGTGCCTCTGACATTCTCTACATTTTTCCTAACTCCTTTTCTCGCGTTCCAGAAATTAGACCAGAGTATTGGATAATTGTTCATGCTTATAGTGGTTTAATTGATTTAAACCAATTTTGGGCAATTATACAAAATTGGTTGTCAGTCAACTATGACCTGAAAGTAGTCAAATCCGTCCTAGCTGAGATAGAGTCAGGCCGTGCCAAATTAAATTGGGAACTCATAAATTTAAAAAATGCTCCCTTTGATGTTCTAGAAGTGGTCTTGCCTGAACTCATAGCACGCTGGTTAACTAGAAAGGGATTTCAGTTAGGTTTAAGGAATGCTAATGGTCATGAAGAATATTGGCCTTTAGTGGTGTCTCCATCTACTGGCAAAGAGGCTTATCTAGTTACCTGGCCTCCTATCAACTATTCACCTTCCAATAATGCTGAACAAGTAGCTAGGTATTCATATTACTTAAAGTTTTATATCGCTCCTCCTAACGGCAAAACTCCCTACTTGTTGCTATTTCAAGCAGGTATTAGACGCTATATTTCTAAACCTATGACTGCTTGGGACAATCCGGGAAATCAACCACTTCCCGGTGCCAGACAAAAAATATTCCTGCCGAAAGGAGAAGACAGCAGCGTTTATGTAGCAATGGAAAATTTAGGATGGCTCAAGCCAAATTCAGATCCAAGTGTAGAACGAGAAACTACTCTAATCAACCTCAAGTTAATGCGACATGACTCGGTTATTTGGAAAGCTAGAATTGACAAAATTTTGACGATGATAGCTCCTCATATCGATATTCCAGAACCAATGCAGTTTTTAAGCGACCCCGCAAAATATGCACCACAATATTTACTATCACACAGAACGCGACTAGGTTCTCACCCAGTAGGAGTTGGGCTAGAACCAGCTGATAGATTTGAGTTATTTGAAAGATTAACAACAGCTTTACCGCCTGGAGTAGTGGCAGCGCCAATCATCAATAAAATAGACTTTAGTCATTGCAGAAAACGGCGACTTTCTAAACCTAAAGAAACATTTACCATCAGTGAGCAAGTCTACCGCATTAGGATTTCGTCTAATTCAGTAAACACTTTGTTAGAGGTGTTTAGAGAATTTTTAGAAAGCAAACAAGTACAAGGAACTGTTCAAGAAATAGACAATGAAACTTACAAATTTACCAACTGTTTAGGAGAAAGTTATTTATTGAAAGTAGACAAAACTCCCTTGCCTAATGAATGGCTTTCTCCTTTATCTTTAGGTGGTTCTTATTCTGGTCAAGCCAAAGCAGCCGCCAGCAAAAACAGAGCTAGACTAATCGAACGCCAACTGGTAACGCAGCCTAAACCTAGTAACGAAAAACGAGGTATTCTTATCGAGTTAGTTGATTACCGGAAATTCGACAAGCAAAGGAGGTTAACTGACCCAAAAGCAGCAATTCGTTGGGGACACGCTTATGCAAGTTGGGTAAGTCAATTTTTACAACCAGAAACGGAATATATCAATCCAGAAGACTTTGCTCCTATAGATTCTAATGACGAAAAACAAGTTAAAAACTATGAAAGTAAAAAAAACAAGTTAAATACNACAAAAAAAGCTTACAAAGCAAGGTGCTTAAATGCAATTTTAGATTTAATGCGTCAGTTAAATTTTCCTTTAGGTATACCCTTTTATACGGGGTTTTATCAAACATCACTGCCTCATAATTTAGATATAATTGCTATCAAAATAATTCGCCTCAACGCTCGAAATAAAGGAGAAACAAAGGTAGTTATCCCTATACTTATCAAAATCCCTTCAGAAAATAATTCATCTCAAATGCAGGTGTGTTTACCAGGGGATTATGGAGTGACTTGGATGCCATATGATGAAAGTTTATTCACGGTAGCCATGTTTGAGCAGAAGTATAACTCAAACTATACCTCAGAGCAGATAAAAAACTTTGTGGGCNNNGCTTTTGCAGATTTAGAAATAAAAAATCCAACTCTACTATTATTAGATGACCAAAATCTCCGCCAAGACCTTCCTTCACTTTTAAAACTTGTGTCAGGAGACGAGGCGAAAGACCCAAATAATCTTTGGCATCAAAACAAACTTCTTTCTTGCCAAAATCCGCAACTTCTGCGTGTAGCTAGACTACGATATTCCAGTGATGGTTTGGTAGCTCACGTTTGTCCTATATCTGGGTTTAACAGGTATAGTGGCATTTATCATAACCCGGATTTTAGCTCTGCCTTTTACTCAATAGGTCGTTCCCCTCAATCTGCAAAAAGACCCGCAAATTCAAGGCAACGTGATAGAGTATCAAAACCAGGATGGAACCAATCTGCGCTAGAAATTTCTTGGTTATCTCTCCAATCAGAAGATAAGCCAGAAGAATGGACATTAATAATACATAGACTGCGAGAAGCCTCTCCATTTATCGATGCAGAGATAGTAACTTTATTGCCACAACCAGTTCATTCAGGTCATCAAATTTCTGAATATATATCACGATCAAATGTGGAGGAAGACTTCGATGATTTTGAGGATGATTTGTTAGATGAATCTTTAACTGAGCAAGCCCCAGAATATATCCAATTGAGCTTATTTTAG